A stretch of the Paenibacillus dendritiformis genome encodes the following:
- a CDS encoding sensor histidine kinase produces MKKVKLQVYQKVIIVFAALVIPMTAITIAVNMNAVAYLKDKLLESTRDKVNYYRDQLNNQITFIRNQHLAFLTDANLEELSFKADALAKYEELLLIRRIQDRLQTIANSSEFVQDAAVCIESIGRVVSLGDGIRPFTPGSKWDAIRQMALARKQPFYLHNGRVYFVETSKNGTITTYIEIPQDRMLALSENMIPKQGDNGFFLADDRFRSVISSSRRYDIESGIAKRMMGQKDGRWQEGSFPIASNNVKYLIIYDRVNALGCTLYTYIDEREITGVISKYNWLIGAAAAAALIIIVIFAMSVNQMIHKPLRHLIRAFRKIEMDPQQLTAASTFPNNEFTYLNHSFDRMRSELSASIQLNYEHKLLLQQSELRQLQSQINPHFLYNGFYNVYRMCRAEDMEGAAELSLKLATYYEFITRSGSDEVPLEREYEHAEVYCDIQRIRFAHSVHIAIEPLPEAIAKLPVPRLIIQPVVENAFKHAFERERKRETCLLAVKHGAEELAIRVEDSGKALTDETIEALNKQFENPAAATEKTGLINVCNRLQLRYGGKSRMKASRSRLGGLCIELILPIMPAHPEGGSENVPNLDRR; encoded by the coding sequence GTGAAAAAAGTGAAGTTGCAGGTGTACCAGAAAGTGATTATCGTATTCGCGGCATTGGTTATTCCGATGACGGCCATCACGATCGCCGTCAATATGAACGCGGTGGCATATCTGAAGGACAAGCTTCTGGAATCGACCCGAGACAAGGTCAACTATTACCGCGACCAGTTGAACAACCAGATTACGTTCATCCGCAACCAGCATCTCGCCTTCTTGACGGACGCCAATCTGGAGGAGCTTAGCTTCAAGGCGGACGCCCTCGCCAAGTACGAGGAGCTGCTTCTGATCCGGCGGATACAGGACCGCTTGCAGACGATTGCCAATTCAAGCGAATTCGTACAGGATGCCGCGGTCTGCATCGAGTCCATCGGGCGTGTCGTCTCGCTGGGCGACGGGATTCGGCCATTCACTCCCGGCAGTAAATGGGACGCCATCAGACAGATGGCGTTGGCCCGGAAGCAGCCGTTTTATTTGCATAATGGCCGCGTGTATTTTGTCGAGACATCGAAAAACGGGACGATTACGACCTATATCGAGATTCCCCAGGACCGCATGCTCGCGTTATCCGAGAATATGATACCGAAGCAGGGCGACAACGGATTTTTCCTGGCCGATGACCGCTTCCGATCAGTGATCAGCTCCTCGCGCCGCTACGATATCGAGAGCGGGATTGCGAAGCGCATGATGGGGCAAAAAGACGGCAGGTGGCAGGAAGGAAGCTTCCCGATCGCATCTAACAACGTGAAGTACTTAATCATTTATGACCGTGTCAATGCATTGGGGTGTACGCTGTACACTTATATCGACGAGAGAGAGATTACAGGCGTCATCAGCAAATATAATTGGCTTATCGGGGCGGCCGCCGCAGCCGCGCTGATCATCATTGTCATTTTTGCCATGTCGGTCAATCAGATGATTCACAAGCCGCTGCGCCATCTCATTCGCGCATTCCGCAAGATTGAAATGGATCCGCAGCAGTTGACAGCGGCCTCCACATTCCCCAACAATGAGTTTACCTACTTGAATCACAGCTTCGACCGGATGCGGAGCGAATTGAGCGCTTCGATTCAGCTCAATTATGAGCATAAGCTGCTGCTTCAACAATCGGAGCTGCGCCAGCTGCAGTCCCAGATCAATCCGCATTTTCTGTACAACGGGTTCTATAATGTGTACCGGATGTGCCGGGCGGAGGATATGGAAGGGGCAGCCGAGTTGTCGCTGAAGCTGGCCACTTATTATGAATTCATCACCCGGAGCGGAAGCGACGAGGTGCCGCTGGAGCGGGAATATGAGCATGCCGAGGTCTATTGCGACATTCAGCGCATACGCTTCGCGCACTCCGTCCATATCGCCATCGAGCCGCTGCCGGAAGCCATAGCGAAGCTTCCCGTTCCGCGGCTCATCATTCAACCGGTTGTCGAGAATGCGTTCAAGCATGCGTTCGAGCGGGAGAGGAAGCGGGAGACATGCCTGCTGGCGGTGAAGCACGGAGCGGAAGAGTTGGCGATCCGGGTGGAAGACAGCGGCAAAGCGTTGACCGATGAGACGATCGAGGCATTGAACAAGCAGTTCGAGAACCCGGCTGCCGCAACCGAGAAGACGGGACTCATTAATGTTTGCAACCGCTTGCAGCTCCGGTATGGAGGCAAGAGCCGCATGAAGGCGAGCCGGAGCCGGCTGGGCGGACTATGCATTGAATTGATATTGCCTATAATGCCTGCACATCCAGAGGGAGGGTCTGAAAATGTACCGAATCTTGATCGTCGATGA
- a CDS encoding YybH family protein, translating into MGYKNALDRYIEATNSHDFANVRTWVDSNAVYWFSDKTCATPEEIQRYFENAWEMVKEEKYSVTGVVWIAEDENSAACIYTYHWEGYIDGKLASGQGRGTNVLVKRSDGWKIVHEHLSGRTA; encoded by the coding sequence ATGGGCTATAAAAATGCGCTGGACCGATACATTGAAGCAACCAACAGTCATGATTTCGCGAACGTCAGGACATGGGTCGACAGCAACGCGGTATACTGGTTCTCGGATAAAACATGCGCGACGCCGGAAGAGATACAGCGTTATTTCGAGAACGCATGGGAGATGGTGAAGGAGGAAAAATATTCGGTTACGGGTGTGGTCTGGATCGCGGAAGACGAGAACTCGGCCGCTTGCATTTATACGTATCATTGGGAAGGATACATCGATGGCAAGCTTGCTTCCGGTCAGGGACGCGGGACGAACGTCTTGGTGAAGCGCAGCGACGGGTGGAAAATCGTCCACGAGCATTTAAGCGGGCGAACAGCATGA
- a CDS encoding putative ABC transporter permease, with product MFHPAGDLVPQTSFLNEAAAVGFFFTVYSLLGWLLENMYSLATTRVFFKDGFLWGPFKPMYGFAPLLLVYFCGPDTRWAMVLLLCFLVPTAVEYVSGWLLQAFFRRQWWDYSNLPLQLHGHICLSYSVCWVFLSYLCLRWIHPILVSVYRGVEPYWQWLFPAAIVYFAMDLLFAIRRHSPQGGSAEEQQPSPAP from the coding sequence ATGTTTCATCCTGCTGGGGACCTGGTTCCGCAGACCTCGTTCCTGAATGAAGCGGCGGCCGTTGGGTTCTTTTTTACTGTCTACTCGTTGTTGGGCTGGTTGTTGGAAAATATGTATAGTCTAGCGACGACGCGCGTCTTTTTTAAGGATGGGTTTCTCTGGGGGCCGTTCAAGCCGATGTACGGCTTTGCTCCGCTGCTTCTCGTCTATTTCTGCGGGCCGGACACGCGCTGGGCTATGGTTCTCTTGCTCTGCTTCCTCGTGCCCACCGCAGTGGAATATGTGAGCGGCTGGCTGCTGCAGGCCTTTTTCCGGCGCCAGTGGTGGGACTACTCGAACCTGCCGCTGCAGCTTCACGGTCATATTTGCCTGTCCTATTCCGTATGCTGGGTTTTCCTCTCCTACCTGTGCCTGCGGTGGATCCACCCCATCCTGGTTTCCGTCTATCGGGGGGTGGAGCCGTACTGGCAGTGGCTGTTCCCTGCTGCAATCGTATATTTCGCCATGGATCTGCTGTTCGCGATCCGGCGCCATTCGCCGCAAGGCGGGTCTGCTGAGGAGCAGCAGCCGAGCCCGGCCCCGTAG
- a CDS encoding DNA alkylation repair protein: MKQEQNGPVDGEIIQRTGARRAEDIPPEVLGLLHCGELETVNLTEWLAVDHEKLLGRIIRDLGLELELETITSPLARLGDRKIMRVIPAVAAGWLDLMERVSAEDREGIFAELAGHRSDSVRCWAAYVIGLDEGLRLEDKLTGIRPFAADSHFGVREIAWMAVRESIAGELPAAIGLLGDWARDGDANIRRFAMEATRPRGVWAKHIAALKEDPAMALPLLEAVKSDPVKYVQDSAGNWLNDAAKTNPEWVLRLCADWLAASDTKATRRIAGKATRSIRKG, encoded by the coding sequence ATGAAGCAAGAACAGAATGGACCTGTAGACGGGGAGATTATCCAGCGGACCGGGGCCCGCCGGGCGGAGGACATTCCGCCCGAGGTGCTCGGGCTGCTGCACTGCGGCGAGTTGGAGACCGTCAATTTGACGGAATGGCTTGCGGTCGATCATGAGAAGCTGCTCGGGCGGATCATTCGTGATCTTGGACTGGAGCTTGAGTTGGAGACGATCACGTCTCCTCTGGCCCGCCTGGGCGACAGGAAAATAATGCGCGTGATCCCGGCCGTTGCGGCTGGCTGGCTCGATCTGATGGAGCGTGTCTCTGCCGAGGACAGAGAGGGAATCTTCGCCGAACTGGCCGGACACCGCTCCGACAGCGTCCGCTGCTGGGCCGCTTATGTGATCGGCTTGGATGAGGGGCTTCGCCTGGAAGACAAGCTGACGGGCATCCGCCCGTTCGCCGCGGATTCCCATTTCGGCGTGCGGGAGATCGCATGGATGGCTGTGCGGGAATCCATTGCTGGTGAATTGCCGGCAGCCATTGGCCTGCTGGGCGATTGGGCGCGGGACGGGGATGCGAACATCCGCCGGTTCGCCATGGAAGCGACGCGTCCCCGCGGGGTGTGGGCGAAGCATATTGCCGCCTTGAAGGAGGACCCCGCCATGGCGCTGCCGCTGCTCGAAGCCGTGAAGTCCGACCCGGTCAAGTATGTTCAGGATTCGGCCGGGAACTGGCTGAATGACGCTGCCAAGACGAATCCGGAATGGGTGCTTCGACTGTGCGCGGACTGGCTCGCGGCTTCAGATACGAAGGCGACACGGCGGATTGCAGGGAAGGCGACCAGAAGTATCAGGAAGGGATGA